In Vreelandella piezotolerans, one genomic interval encodes:
- the acpS gene encoding holo-ACP synthase, protein MIVGIGSDIARVERFRQAVTRHGPRFAQRILGPDEQRAWQSKGQATAYLAKRFAAKEAFVKALGLGLRQGMQWGEIQVLNDALGKPSLKLSGEAQRRFLESGATAAHITLSDEADYAVAFVVLER, encoded by the coding sequence ATGATCGTCGGAATTGGCTCGGACATTGCTCGGGTTGAACGCTTTCGTCAGGCCGTGACGCGTCACGGTCCTCGTTTTGCGCAGCGCATCTTAGGGCCAGACGAGCAGCGTGCATGGCAGTCGAAGGGGCAGGCGACGGCTTATTTGGCAAAACGCTTTGCGGCCAAGGAGGCTTTCGTTAAGGCGCTTGGGCTAGGGCTCCGCCAGGGCATGCAGTGGGGCGAGATACAGGTGCTCAACGATGCACTGGGTAAGCCGAGCCTCAAGCTCAGCGGTGAAGCGCAGCGCCGATTTCTCGAAAGCGGCGCCACCGCCGCCCACATTACCTTAAGCGATGAAGCCGATTATGCCGTTGCTTTTGTCGTACTGGAGCGATGA
- the pdxJ gene encoding pyridoxine 5'-phosphate synthase: protein MHPPRILLGVNIDHIATLRQARGTRYPDPVQAALLAEEAGADGITVHLREDRRHIQPRDVRLLAEVLNTRMNLEMAVTEEMLALAEEVRPAHVCLVPEKREELTTEGGLDVVGGFEQIASACQRLAAAGCDVSLFIDPDESQIDAAHRAGAPTIELHTGAYADAKPGSAEANAEYDRLSAAAVYAVSLGLVVNAGHGLHYHNAEAIAALPGVNELNIGHAIIARALFVGLKEAIQEMKRLIIAGQEAGLMAALDAHEHDHDHGDGHHCCSH from the coding sequence ATGCACCCCCCACGGATTTTACTCGGCGTAAACATCGATCATATCGCCACGCTGCGTCAGGCGCGTGGTACACGCTATCCCGACCCGGTGCAGGCAGCGCTGCTGGCCGAGGAGGCAGGAGCCGATGGCATTACCGTTCATTTGCGCGAAGACCGTCGCCATATTCAGCCCCGCGACGTGCGGCTTTTGGCCGAGGTGCTCAATACGCGCATGAACCTGGAAATGGCCGTCACCGAAGAAATGCTGGCGCTGGCAGAAGAGGTACGCCCGGCACACGTGTGTTTAGTGCCTGAAAAGCGCGAAGAGCTCACCACCGAAGGCGGCCTGGATGTGGTTGGCGGCTTCGAGCAGATCGCTAGCGCCTGCCAGCGCTTAGCGGCGGCGGGGTGTGACGTGTCGCTATTCATCGACCCCGACGAATCACAGATCGATGCTGCCCATCGTGCCGGTGCGCCCACCATCGAGCTACACACTGGCGCTTACGCCGACGCCAAGCCGGGCAGTGCCGAGGCCAACGCCGAGTATGATCGCCTCAGCGCGGCGGCGGTGTACGCGGTTTCACTAGGCTTGGTGGTCAATGCCGGACACGGTCTGCATTACCACAATGCGGAAGCGATTGCCGCACTGCCCGGCGTCAACGAGCTCAATATCGGTCATGCCATCATTGCCCGAGCGCTCTTCGTTGGTTTGAAGGAAGCCATTCAAGAGATGAAGCGTTTGATCATCGCGGGTCAGGAAGCGGGCTTGATGGCCGCCCTGGACGCCCACGAACATGACCATGATCACGGCGATGGTCACCACTGCTGCAGTCATTGA
- the recO gene encoding DNA repair protein RecO — protein MTAEPAFLLHRRAYRETSALVDLLTLDHGRIRAVAHGGQRPGSKSRQRLQPFTPLFVSWRGERELKRLTLMESRGHTALLAGEGLLCGLYANEIATRLLPLELAATEVFAFYSALLEALPVPAERGLALRRYEWALLDVLEATPRFSTPEGGALDPHQRYRFEADTRAFVAAPQGIEGRTLRLIEQGDWQPAGLANALKAVMRAALAPHLGTTALRSRELMLDLARRRHRS, from the coding sequence ATGACCGCCGAGCCTGCGTTTTTGCTTCACCGCCGTGCCTACCGTGAAACCAGCGCGCTAGTCGATCTATTGACACTCGACCATGGCCGCATCCGTGCGGTAGCTCACGGGGGGCAGCGGCCCGGCTCGAAATCTCGTCAGCGGCTGCAACCCTTTACCCCGCTGTTCGTCTCCTGGCGCGGCGAACGAGAGCTGAAGCGACTGACGTTGATGGAGTCGCGTGGGCACACCGCGTTGCTGGCCGGCGAGGGGCTGCTATGTGGCCTGTACGCAAACGAAATTGCCACTCGCTTGCTGCCCCTTGAACTCGCGGCGACCGAAGTGTTTGCTTTTTACAGCGCGCTGCTGGAGGCACTGCCAGTGCCCGCCGAGCGCGGTCTGGCGCTCAGGCGGTACGAATGGGCGCTTCTGGACGTGCTCGAGGCCACGCCGCGCTTTAGCACCCCAGAGGGAGGTGCGCTGGACCCACATCAGCGCTACCGTTTCGAAGCCGACACTCGCGCGTTCGTTGCCGCACCTCAAGGCATCGAAGGACGTACCCTTCGCTTAATCGAACAGGGTGATTGGCAGCCAGCGGGCCTGGCCAATGCATTGAAAGCGGTCATGCGGGCAGCGCTGGCTCCTCACTTAGGAACTACCGCGCTGCGTTCCCGTGAATTGATGCTGGATTTGGCTCGCCGCCGTCATCGCTCTTGA